In Pleomorphomonas sp. T1.2MG-36, one genomic interval encodes:
- a CDS encoding outer membrane protein: protein MRFASAFVIASLASTSVMAADLSMESVAVPAPEATAYAFSWTGTEFGVFGGGSRTSADFDVLGTSFDGNQSGGRLGVFAGYQYQFSNGMVLGAEGDVSRTWNDKTYTGFGDKVGTDWSGSARARVGYGFDRLLVYATGGWALTRGHVDVPGFATEHKSFNGFTVGAGADYALTDNIFARAEYRFNDFKSAEIASGADAKLKEHMLNIGLGMKF, encoded by the coding sequence ATGCGTTTCGCTTCTGCTTTCGTAATCGCTTCGCTGGCATCGACGTCGGTCATGGCCGCCGATCTCAGCATGGAGTCGGTCGCTGTTCCCGCCCCTGAAGCAACAGCTTACGCTTTCAGTTGGACCGGTACGGAGTTTGGTGTGTTCGGTGGCGGCAGCCGGACCAGCGCGGACTTCGACGTCTTGGGCACCTCATTTGATGGTAACCAGAGCGGCGGACGCCTCGGCGTTTTCGCGGGCTACCAGTACCAGTTCAGCAACGGGATGGTTCTTGGCGCCGAAGGCGATGTCTCGCGCACCTGGAACGACAAGACCTATACGGGGTTTGGCGACAAGGTCGGCACCGATTGGTCGGGCTCGGCGCGCGCGCGCGTCGGTTACGGCTTCGATCGGCTGTTGGTCTACGCAACCGGCGGCTGGGCGCTAACGCGCGGGCATGTCGATGTCCCGGGCTTCGCCACCGAACACAAGAGCTTCAATGGCTTTACCGTTGGCGCAGGCGCTGACTACGCGCTCACCGACAATATCTTTGCCAGGGCCGAATATCGCTTCAACGATTTCAAGAGTGCCGAAATCGCGAGCGGTGCCGACGCCAAGCTCAAGGAGCACATGCTCAATATCGGTCTCGGCATGAAGTTCTAA
- the purD gene encoding phosphoribosylamine--glycine ligase has protein sequence MHVLLIGSGGREHAIAAALRRSPKLTRLTCAPGNAGIAAIADLVALDPADHAAVIAFCKAEGVDFVVIGPEAPLVAGLVDDLFAAGIKAFGPKREPARLEGSKAFTKELCTEAAIPTAAYGRFADAEAARAYVLDRGAPIVVKADGLAAGKGVVVASSVEEALEAVDACFSGAFGDAGAEVVIEDCLVGEEASFFAITDGIDVLPLAAAQDHKRVGDGDKGPNTGGMGAYSPTPVVDETMEMRIMDEIVVPTVRCLAKRGTPFVGVLFAGLMIEADGPKLIEYNVRFGDPETEVLLPRLQSDLLELMLASAEGRLSGNIANFDDRTALTVVMAAEGYPGSYRKGSRIDGLDEAAALPDVSVFHAGTAAKDGAIVANGGRVLAITALGDSVSEAQAKAYAAVDLVRWPDGFCRRDIGWRAVARENG, from the coding sequence ATGCACGTGCTCCTTATCGGTTCTGGCGGGCGTGAACACGCCATTGCCGCCGCCCTTCGCCGCTCTCCGAAGCTGACTCGCCTGACCTGTGCGCCCGGCAATGCCGGAATCGCGGCCATTGCCGATCTCGTTGCCTTGGATCCGGCCGACCATGCCGCGGTGATCGCCTTCTGCAAGGCTGAAGGCGTCGATTTCGTGGTGATCGGACCGGAGGCGCCGCTGGTCGCCGGCCTCGTCGATGATCTGTTCGCTGCCGGCATCAAGGCGTTCGGCCCGAAGAGGGAGCCGGCGCGTCTCGAAGGATCCAAGGCCTTCACCAAGGAGCTTTGCACCGAGGCGGCCATTCCGACGGCCGCCTACGGTCGCTTCGCAGATGCCGAGGCGGCCCGCGCCTATGTGCTCGACCGGGGCGCGCCGATCGTCGTCAAGGCCGACGGCCTTGCCGCGGGCAAGGGCGTCGTCGTGGCGTCGTCCGTCGAAGAGGCGCTTGAGGCCGTCGACGCCTGCTTTTCCGGCGCCTTCGGCGACGCGGGCGCCGAGGTGGTGATCGAGGATTGCCTCGTCGGCGAGGAGGCGAGCTTCTTTGCCATCACCGACGGCATCGACGTGCTGCCGCTCGCCGCCGCCCAGGACCACAAGCGCGTGGGGGATGGCGACAAGGGTCCGAACACCGGAGGCATGGGCGCCTACTCGCCGACGCCGGTGGTGGACGAGACCATGGAAATGCGCATCATGGACGAGATCGTCGTGCCGACGGTGCGCTGCCTCGCCAAGCGCGGCACGCCCTTCGTCGGCGTGCTGTTCGCCGGCCTGATGATCGAAGCGGATGGCCCCAAGCTGATCGAGTACAACGTTCGCTTCGGCGATCCCGAAACCGAAGTGCTGCTTCCGCGTCTCCAGTCCGATCTCCTGGAGCTGATGCTGGCCTCCGCCGAGGGACGTCTGTCGGGCAACATCGCCAACTTCGACGATCGCACGGCGCTGACGGTGGTGATGGCCGCCGAGGGCTATCCCGGCAGCTATCGCAAGGGCAGCCGCATCGACGGCCTCGACGAGGCCGCCGCGCTGCCGGACGTCTCCGTCTTTCACGCCGGTACCGCCGCAAAGGACGGCGCCATCGTCGCCAACGGTGGCCGCGTTCTTGCCATCACCGCGCTCGGCGACAGCGTGTCCGAGGCACAGGCCAAGGCCTACGCGGCGGTTGATCTGGTTCGCTGGCCCGATGGTTTCTGCCGGCGTGACATCGGCTGGCGCGCCGTGGCACGCGAAAACGGTTGA
- a CDS encoding YqgE/AlgH family protein translates to MAGKAAYLDGKFLIAMPALDDGEFGRSVIYMCAHSAEGAMGLVINKPLDHLSFPDLLVQLEIIPDERRIRLPSEARAMRVHQGGPVDTGRGFVLHTSDFHLDASTLPISEELSLTATVEILKAIAEGRGPEHSLLTLGYAGWAPGQLESEIQSNGWLITDSDPDIIFSAADGERYRRALATLGVDLAALSPVSGRA, encoded by the coding sequence ATGGCCGGAAAGGCAGCCTATCTCGACGGCAAATTCCTGATCGCCATGCCGGCGCTCGACGACGGCGAGTTCGGGCGTTCGGTGATCTACATGTGCGCTCACTCGGCCGAGGGGGCGATGGGGCTTGTGATCAACAAGCCGCTCGACCATCTGTCGTTTCCCGATCTCCTGGTTCAGCTTGAGATCATTCCCGACGAGAGGCGCATCCGCCTGCCATCGGAGGCGCGCGCCATGCGCGTACACCAGGGCGGCCCGGTCGACACCGGTCGCGGCTTCGTGTTGCACACGTCCGACTTCCATCTCGACGCGTCGACCCTGCCCATCTCCGAGGAGCTGTCGCTGACGGCGACGGTGGAAATCCTGAAAGCGATCGCCGAGGGGCGAGGGCCCGAGCACTCGCTGTTGACGCTGGGTTACGCCGGCTGGGCGCCAGGGCAGCTCGAAAGCGAGATCCAGTCCAACGGCTGGCTCATCACCGACTCCGACCCTGACATCATCTTCTCGGCCGCCGATGGCGAGCGCTATCGCCGGGCTCTGGCAACCCTGGGCGTCGATCTCGCAGCGCTGTCGCCGGTGAGCGGCCGGGCGTGA
- a CDS encoding diacylglycerol/lipid kinase family protein gives MPHEAAPILVVANPVAGNFNYRHLMRLAERLDRLGLKSDIWLTRYSGELTDIAAELSPSVRTLVVGGGDGSINEAITGIVRQGGDGPALSILPFGTANVLAHELGLPSSPEKIAERIAADRKTPLHLGMVGERPFALMVSAGFDADIVHAVDAPFKRRWGKLAYGWRGLTLALAQKGRDVIVTADGETIRCRIAVVTTARFYGGPLTITRHTKATEPGLRLVTLADDRPATLLRAATALAAGRLDRLAAVQDRAVSEVRFCSEGIRMQIDGDKMETSDAVVRAGRVIDVVA, from the coding sequence ATGCCGCATGAAGCCGCGCCGATCCTCGTCGTGGCCAACCCGGTGGCCGGCAACTTCAACTACCGCCACCTGATGAGGCTGGCCGAACGGCTCGATCGGCTCGGTCTCAAATCGGACATCTGGCTGACCCGCTATTCCGGCGAGCTTACCGATATCGCCGCCGAACTGTCCCCATCGGTGCGGACGCTTGTGGTCGGCGGAGGCGACGGTTCGATCAACGAGGCAATCACCGGCATCGTCCGGCAGGGAGGCGACGGCCCTGCACTGTCGATCCTGCCGTTCGGCACCGCCAACGTGCTGGCGCACGAACTCGGACTGCCCTCCTCCCCGGAGAAGATCGCCGAGCGGATCGCGGCGGATCGCAAGACCCCTCTTCATCTCGGAATGGTGGGCGAACGCCCATTCGCGCTGATGGTGTCGGCCGGCTTCGACGCCGATATCGTGCACGCCGTTGATGCGCCCTTCAAACGGCGCTGGGGCAAGCTCGCCTATGGCTGGCGCGGCCTGACGCTGGCGCTTGCCCAAAAGGGCCGCGATGTCATCGTCACCGCCGATGGCGAAACCATCCGCTGCCGGATCGCCGTTGTGACGACGGCGCGCTTCTATGGCGGTCCGTTGACGATCACGCGCCACACCAAGGCGACCGAGCCCGGCCTGCGCCTGGTGACGCTCGCCGACGACCGGCCGGCGACGCTGCTTCGCGCGGCCACCGCGCTCGCCGCCGGCCGCCTCGACCGGCTGGCAGCCGTTCAGGACCGAGCGGTGAGCGAAGTGCGCTTCTGCAGCGAAGGCATCCGCATGCAGATCGACGGCGACAAAATGGAAACGTCGGACGCAGTGGTCAGAGCCGGCCGCGTCATCGACGTGGTGGCCTGA
- a CDS encoding homoserine kinase, which yields MAVYTDVSDEELSDFLIRYDIGALVSCKGIAEGVENSNYLLGTEAGRFILTLYEKRVNETDLPFFLGLMDHLAGRGINCPQPVRDRDGKPLGRLAGRPATIVSFLDGMWVKRPEVSHCGQVGEALARLHKAGDGFSIRRRNGLGPDGWPPLYAGSADRADEVLAGLGGEIETELAFIGSNWPENLPEGVIHADLFPDNVFFLKGQLSGLIDFYFACNDFLAYDFAVCLNAWCFEPDGAFNITKGRAMLAGYTAGRPLTDAEIGALPVLCRGAALRFLLTRLYDWLMTPPGALVRKKDPLEYYRKLRFHRTAATATAYGLVPTGTGA from the coding sequence ATGGCCGTCTACACGGACGTTTCCGACGAGGAACTTTCCGACTTCCTGATCCGCTATGACATCGGCGCGCTGGTTTCCTGCAAGGGAATCGCCGAAGGCGTCGAAAATTCCAACTATCTGCTCGGCACCGAGGCCGGCCGCTTCATCCTGACGCTCTACGAGAAGCGGGTCAACGAGACCGACCTGCCGTTCTTCCTCGGCCTGATGGATCACCTTGCCGGCCGGGGAATCAACTGTCCGCAGCCGGTGCGCGACCGCGACGGCAAGCCGCTCGGCCGCCTTGCCGGCCGGCCCGCCACCATCGTCAGCTTCCTCGACGGCATGTGGGTGAAGCGGCCGGAGGTGAGCCATTGCGGCCAGGTGGGCGAGGCTCTGGCCCGCCTGCACAAGGCCGGCGATGGCTTTTCGATCCGACGTCGCAACGGTCTGGGGCCGGACGGCTGGCCGCCGCTTTATGCCGGCAGCGCGGATCGCGCCGACGAGGTGCTCGCCGGGCTCGGCGGCGAGATCGAGACCGAACTCGCCTTCATCGGATCCAACTGGCCGGAGAACCTGCCCGAAGGCGTCATCCACGCCGACCTCTTCCCGGACAACGTCTTCTTTCTGAAGGGGCAGTTGTCGGGGCTCATCGACTTCTATTTCGCCTGCAACGACTTTCTCGCCTACGACTTCGCCGTCTGCCTCAACGCCTGGTGCTTCGAGCCGGACGGCGCCTTCAACATCACCAAGGGACGGGCGATGCTCGCCGGCTACACCGCCGGCCGGCCGCTGACGGACGCCGAGATCGGCGCGCTGCCGGTTCTCTGTCGCGGCGCGGCGCTGCGCTTCCTGCTGACGCGCCTCTATGATTGGCTGATGACGCCCCCCGGTGCGCTGGTCCGCAAGAAGGACCCGCTCGAATACTACAGGAAGCTGCGTTTCCACCGGACGGCCGCCACGGCCACCGCCTATGGCCTCGTGCCGACCGGAACCGGCGCATGA
- a CDS encoding peroxiredoxin, which yields MIKVGDKLPAFTFLTPTKDGGRTEITTDQVFAGKKVILVAVPGAFTPTCSKTHVPGFIQKFDEIRAKGVDVIAVTAVNDAYVLGAWRDALGAGDKITFLADGAAAFATELGLNLDPSPSMGVRSRRYAAIVEDGVVKELQVEEKSSEATCSAAPSILEKL from the coding sequence ATGATCAAGGTTGGAGACAAGCTGCCCGCGTTCACCTTCCTGACGCCGACCAAGGATGGCGGTCGGACCGAGATCACGACCGATCAGGTGTTCGCCGGCAAGAAGGTGATCCTGGTGGCGGTGCCCGGCGCCTTCACGCCCACCTGTTCCAAGACCCATGTTCCCGGCTTCATCCAGAAGTTCGACGAGATCAGGGCCAAGGGCGTCGACGTCATCGCCGTCACGGCGGTCAACGATGCCTATGTCCTCGGTGCCTGGCGCGACGCGCTCGGTGCCGGCGACAAGATCACCTTTCTTGCCGATGGTGCCGCGGCCTTCGCCACGGAACTCGGACTCAATCTCGATCCCTCGCCCAGCATGGGCGTGCGGTCCAGGCGGTATGCGGCCATCGTCGAGGATGGCGTCGTGAAGGAGCTGCAGGTGGAAGAGAAGTCCAGCGAGGCCACCTGTTCGGCGGCGCCCAGCATTCTCGAAAAGCTCTGA
- a CDS encoding methyl-accepting chemotaxis protein: MRLSIQKSIILVISTLSLVLLALTGNGVWTAYRAWSTAETLRGLAAIERSLFEAMSAFRIERGDTPSALALATEQSGDAIKAITERRTTTSAGLDATIAGLETIGGDTLKPALDDLKARRSALQALRASADAELAKPLAERDKKIGKAYLAEGSDILAGMDKATGAIEGRIQAMAPELAALVNVRALAWSARSYAGTTVTAMLPAVTEKRPFRDGEAAPITAALKQAQSLWELVGSMVASPGIPETVRQSFAEGDAAFFTGEFRKLHDEQIKKMTSWQPPSVKLDEWRQAGAKATSTVGGVAGAAIEALKTLADGYSASATRQLAINAGMLAVTLLLSIAAAVITRIRLGRPMALMTSAMSRLAANDTTVEIPGLGRKDEIGAMAAAVEVFRNNAIRVGEMAREAAERDAGEVAERQRLRDETAAAFETTVGGVLERVVAAIDLLHSSAETLTGNAEETAMQAASAAAAANQATANVQTVAGATEELSSSITEIGTRVAAAGAVATEARETAAATRENIASLQTAADQIGTIVELIDSIAGQTNLLALNATIEAARAGEAGKGFAVVAAEVKQLADQTSKATSQIGRQIGGIQSSTGTSAASIGAIAEIIYRLNEISGAIATAVEQQSGAASEIAHNVSEAARGTAAVSENVEGIRKASEHTSTVSTTVLSAADDLAAQAGELRTAMDEFLVTLRAA; this comes from the coding sequence ATGCGCCTGTCGATACAGAAGTCGATAATCCTGGTTATTTCGACGTTGAGCCTCGTCCTTTTGGCGCTGACCGGCAATGGTGTCTGGACCGCCTACAGGGCATGGTCGACGGCGGAGACGCTGCGCGGGCTCGCCGCGATCGAACGCAGCCTGTTCGAAGCGATGTCCGCCTTCCGCATCGAACGAGGCGACACGCCGTCCGCGCTGGCCCTGGCGACAGAGCAGAGCGGCGACGCCATCAAGGCGATAACCGAGCGCCGGACCACGACTTCGGCCGGGCTCGACGCAACGATCGCCGGCCTCGAAACGATCGGCGGCGACACCCTGAAGCCCGCCCTGGACGATCTCAAGGCCCGCCGATCCGCTCTACAGGCCTTGCGCGCCTCCGCTGACGCCGAACTCGCCAAGCCGCTTGCCGAACGCGACAAGAAGATCGGCAAGGCCTATCTCGCCGAGGGTAGCGACATTCTCGCCGGCATGGACAAGGCGACGGGCGCCATCGAGGGCCGCATCCAGGCCATGGCCCCGGAACTCGCCGCGCTGGTCAATGTCCGCGCGCTGGCATGGAGCGCCCGCAGCTATGCCGGCACAACCGTGACCGCAATGCTGCCGGCCGTCACCGAGAAGCGCCCGTTCCGCGACGGCGAGGCCGCGCCGATCACCGCGGCGCTCAAGCAGGCTCAGTCGCTGTGGGAGCTGGTCGGCAGCATGGTCGCCTCGCCCGGCATTCCCGAGACCGTCAGGCAGAGCTTCGCCGAGGGAGACGCAGCCTTCTTTACCGGCGAGTTTCGCAAGCTCCACGACGAGCAGATCAAGAAAATGACTTCCTGGCAGCCGCCGAGCGTCAAGCTCGACGAGTGGCGGCAGGCGGGCGCCAAGGCGACATCGACGGTCGGAGGTGTGGCCGGCGCGGCGATCGAGGCGCTCAAGACCCTGGCAGATGGCTACTCGGCGTCGGCCACGCGGCAGCTTGCCATCAACGCGGGCATGCTCGCCGTCACCCTGCTGCTGTCGATCGCCGCCGCGGTCATCACGCGCATTCGGCTCGGCCGTCCGATGGCCTTGATGACCTCCGCCATGAGCCGGCTCGCGGCCAACGACACCACGGTCGAAATTCCGGGCCTCGGCCGCAAGGACGAGATTGGCGCCATGGCCGCCGCCGTCGAGGTGTTCAGGAACAATGCCATCCGTGTCGGCGAAATGGCCAGGGAAGCCGCCGAGCGCGACGCCGGCGAAGTCGCCGAACGCCAGCGGTTGCGCGACGAGACGGCCGCCGCCTTCGAAACCACCGTCGGTGGCGTCCTTGAGAGGGTCGTCGCCGCCATCGATCTGCTGCACAGTTCGGCCGAAACCCTGACCGGCAATGCCGAGGAAACGGCCATGCAGGCCGCTTCGGCCGCCGCCGCCGCCAACCAGGCGACGGCCAATGTCCAGACCGTCGCCGGCGCCACCGAGGAACTGTCGTCGTCGATCACCGAAATCGGCACCCGCGTCGCCGCCGCCGGGGCGGTGGCCACGGAGGCACGGGAGACCGCCGCCGCCACGCGCGAGAACATCGCCAGCCTGCAGACCGCCGCCGACCAGATCGGCACCATCGTCGAGCTGATCGACAGCATTGCCGGGCAGACCAACCTGCTCGCCCTCAACGCCACCATCGAGGCGGCGCGGGCCGGCGAGGCGGGCAAGGGGTTCGCCGTCGTCGCCGCGGAAGTGAAGCAGCTCGCCGACCAGACGTCGAAGGCGACCTCCCAGATCGGCCGCCAGATCGGCGGCATCCAGTCGTCGACCGGCACGTCCGCCGCCTCGATCGGAGCGATCGCCGAGATCATCTATCGCCTCAATGAGATATCGGGGGCAATCGCCACGGCGGTGGAACAGCAGTCCGGCGCGGCAAGCGAGATCGCCCACAACGTCAGCGAGGCGGCACGCGGCACAGCCGCCGTCTCCGAGAACGTCGAGGGCATCCGCAAGGCCTCGGAGCACACCAGCACCGTATCGACCACGGTACTGTCGGCGGCCGACGACCTGGCGGCGCAGGCCGGAGAGCTCCGCACGGCGATGGACGAGTTTCTGGTGACGCTGCGGGCGGCCTGA
- the rnhA gene encoding ribonuclease HI, whose amino-acid sequence MSGEKRVTVYTDGACSGNPGPGGWGAILLYGDKSKELCGGEQLTTNNRMELTAACAALEALTRPCAVDLFTDSQYVKGGITGWIFGWKKNGWKTADKKPVKNADLWQRLEAARERHSVDWHWVKGHAGHDMNERADELARLGMAPFKPGYMPPDGGGANAA is encoded by the coding sequence ATGAGTGGGGAAAAGCGTGTCACCGTCTACACCGACGGCGCCTGCTCGGGAAATCCCGGCCCCGGCGGCTGGGGAGCGATCCTGCTCTATGGCGACAAGAGCAAGGAGCTCTGTGGCGGAGAGCAACTGACCACCAACAATCGCATGGAGCTGACTGCGGCCTGCGCCGCGCTCGAAGCGCTGACACGGCCCTGCGCCGTGGATCTGTTCACCGACAGCCAGTATGTGAAGGGTGGCATTACCGGCTGGATTTTCGGCTGGAAGAAGAACGGCTGGAAGACCGCCGACAAGAAGCCGGTGAAGAACGCCGACCTCTGGCAGCGGCTCGAGGCGGCGCGCGAACGCCATAGCGTCGACTGGCACTGGGTGAAGGGCCACGCCGGCCACGACATGAACGAACGGGCCGACGAGCTTGCCCGTCTCGGCATGGCGCCGTTCAAGCCGGGCTACATGCCGCCTGACGGAGGGGGAGCAAATGCCGCATGA
- a CDS encoding protein-disulfide reductase DsbD domain-containing protein: MSALLRTAFLLPLLGALSGPASAFDVPVVDARLVVAGGIENGVYRAALELDLPEGWHTYWRNPGDAGIPPIFDVAGSANLKDFGVAYPVPKRHTDGTGTSMIYEGRLLLPIRAVPERPNKPVTLTVHVLYGLCAEICVPAEADVTVSLDPDAPADPEASADIAAFEARVPVRADDERVAVDRLSFDPATAKGHVEVSVADDGGLVDLFVTGPSKWYAAPPEPAGTEGGRRRFTVALEGPSKATDASGVQLTFVLAEKDRGYEIVRRLDAAAE, from the coding sequence ATGTCGGCCCTGTTGCGAACTGCCTTTCTCCTGCCGTTGCTCGGCGCTCTGTCGGGTCCCGCCTCGGCTTTCGATGTGCCGGTGGTGGACGCCCGTCTCGTTGTCGCAGGCGGCATTGAGAACGGCGTCTATCGCGCGGCACTGGAGCTTGATCTGCCCGAGGGGTGGCACACCTACTGGCGCAACCCCGGCGACGCCGGTATCCCGCCGATCTTCGATGTGGCCGGCAGTGCCAATCTCAAGGATTTCGGCGTCGCCTATCCGGTGCCCAAGCGCCACACCGACGGCACCGGTACGTCGATGATCTACGAGGGGCGCCTCCTTCTGCCGATCCGGGCCGTGCCGGAGCGACCGAACAAGCCGGTGACGCTCACCGTCCACGTGCTTTACGGCCTTTGCGCCGAGATCTGCGTTCCGGCCGAAGCCGATGTGACCGTCAGCCTGGATCCCGATGCCCCCGCCGATCCGGAAGCGTCGGCGGACATCGCCGCCTTCGAGGCGCGCGTACCGGTCAGGGCCGATGACGAGCGCGTTGCCGTCGACCGCCTCAGCTTCGACCCCGCCACGGCCAAGGGGCATGTCGAGGTGTCGGTCGCCGATGACGGCGGTCTTGTCGATCTGTTCGTCACCGGTCCGTCCAAGTGGTACGCCGCGCCGCCCGAGCCCGCGGGCACGGAGGGTGGCCGCCGCCGTTTCACCGTCGCCCTGGAAGGACCGTCGAAAGCGACCGATGCGAGCGGTGTCCAGCTGACTTTCGTGCTGGCCGAAAAGGATCGGGGCTACGAGATCGTCCGTCGTCTCGACGCTGCGGCTGAATAG
- the ispH gene encoding 4-hydroxy-3-methylbut-2-enyl diphosphate reductase, whose protein sequence is MTLPKLKILLCAPRGFCAGVDRAIQIVDLALVRYGAPVYVRHEIVHNKYVVEELRAKGAVFVEELDEIPDTEQPVIFSAHGVPRSVPAAAAARNLFQLDATCPLVTKVHREAEIHHKKGRHVILIGHAGHPEVIGTMGQLPEGSVTLIETVDDVGRLDFPADTVLSYTSQTTLSVDDTRMIVEALALRYPGIVPPHKSDICYATTNRQAAVREVAPKVDAMLVVGAPNSSNSQRLREVAAREGCARAFLIQRASDLDWNALDGIGALGITAGASAPEVLVEEIIDAFAARYDVTVETVRTAEETIAFTLPRQLRDITDHGADKGGSEL, encoded by the coding sequence TTGACGCTGCCGAAGCTCAAGATCCTGCTCTGCGCGCCGCGCGGTTTCTGTGCCGGCGTCGACCGGGCGATCCAGATCGTCGATCTGGCGCTCGTCCGCTACGGCGCGCCGGTCTACGTGCGGCATGAGATCGTCCACAACAAATACGTGGTCGAGGAGCTGCGCGCCAAGGGCGCCGTGTTCGTCGAGGAGCTAGACGAAATTCCCGACACCGAACAGCCCGTGATCTTCTCTGCACACGGCGTGCCGCGCTCGGTGCCGGCGGCTGCAGCGGCCCGCAATCTCTTCCAGCTCGACGCGACCTGCCCTCTGGTCACCAAGGTGCATCGCGAGGCGGAAATCCATCACAAGAAGGGGCGGCACGTCATCCTGATCGGACATGCCGGCCACCCGGAAGTCATCGGGACCATGGGCCAGCTACCCGAGGGATCGGTGACGCTGATCGAGACCGTGGACGACGTCGGCCGGCTCGATTTCCCGGCCGATACCGTGCTCTCCTACACCTCGCAAACGACACTGTCGGTCGACGACACGCGCATGATCGTCGAGGCGCTGGCGCTCCGCTACCCGGGCATCGTGCCTCCTCACAAGAGCGACATCTGCTACGCCACGACGAACCGGCAGGCGGCGGTGCGGGAAGTGGCTCCGAAGGTCGACGCCATGCTGGTGGTCGGCGCGCCCAACTCGTCCAACTCGCAGCGTCTGCGCGAGGTCGCGGCCCGCGAGGGCTGTGCGCGGGCCTTCCTCATCCAGCGAGCCTCCGATCTCGACTGGAACGCTCTCGACGGCATCGGAGCGCTCGGCATCACGGCCGGCGCGTCGGCCCCGGAAGTGCTCGTCGAGGAAATCATCGATGCCTTCGCCGCCCGTTACGACGTGACGGTGGAGACCGTGCGAACGGCCGAAGAGACCATTGCCTTCACCCTTCCGCGCCAGTTGCGCGACATCACCGACCACGGGGCCGACAAGGGCGGCTCGGAGCTCTAA
- the ubiA gene encoding 4-hydroxybenzoate octaprenyltransferase: MNAPDSDDIVIPDAKRGNWVDRLLPAAAKPYAQLARWDRPIGWWLLLLPCWWSLALASGAAGQALPSPWYALLFFIGAVAMRGAGCTYNDIVDRDIDGAVARTRTRPIPSGRVSPTAAAVFLALQALVGLAVLLQFDRYSIIVGLCSLVPVAIYPFMKRITHFPQFVLGLSFSWGALMGWSVVFGRLDPPAFLIYVAAILWTFAYDTIYAHQDREDDALIDLGSTARYFERSTPKLLTVCYGAAVLLLGTAFYLADAKIIAFVGLAGFARHLAWQVEKFDADDGDLCLKLFKSNRDAGLILTAGLLIDGLLKGM; the protein is encoded by the coding sequence ATGAACGCACCTGATTCCGACGATATCGTCATCCCCGACGCCAAGCGCGGCAACTGGGTCGATCGCCTGTTGCCGGCCGCCGCCAAGCCCTATGCGCAGCTCGCCCGATGGGACCGGCCGATCGGCTGGTGGCTGCTGCTCCTGCCCTGCTGGTGGTCGCTGGCGCTGGCGAGCGGTGCGGCCGGCCAAGCCTTGCCGTCACCCTGGTATGCCCTGCTGTTCTTCATCGGCGCCGTTGCCATGCGTGGCGCCGGCTGCACCTACAACGATATCGTCGACCGGGATATCGACGGTGCCGTGGCGCGGACGCGAACGCGGCCGATTCCGTCAGGTCGCGTCAGCCCCACCGCAGCCGCCGTCTTCCTGGCGCTGCAGGCGCTGGTCGGCCTTGCGGTGCTGCTGCAGTTCGACCGCTACTCGATCATCGTCGGTCTGTGTTCGCTGGTTCCGGTCGCGATCTATCCGTTCATGAAGCGGATCACCCACTTCCCGCAGTTCGTGCTCGGCCTGTCCTTTTCCTGGGGCGCGCTGATGGGCTGGAGCGTGGTGTTCGGACGGCTCGATCCGCCGGCCTTCCTGATCTATGTCGCGGCCATCCTCTGGACCTTCGCCTACGACACGATCTACGCCCATCAGGACCGGGAGGATGATGCGCTGATCGACCTCGGCTCGACCGCCCGCTATTTCGAACGGTCGACCCCGAAGCTGCTCACCGTCTGCTACGGCGCCGCCGTACTGCTTCTGGGAACGGCCTTCTACCTCGCCGACGCCAAGATCATCGCCTTCGTCGGGCTCGCCGGCTTTGCCCGCCACCTTGCCTGGCAGGTGGAGAAGTTCGATGCCGACGACGGGGATCTCTGCCTCAAGCTGTTCAAATCCAACCGCGATGCCGGGCTTATCCTGACCGCAGGGCTCCTCATCGACGGCCTGCTGAAAGGCATGTAG